One Pogoniulus pusillus isolate bPogPus1 chromosome 10, bPogPus1.pri, whole genome shotgun sequence genomic window carries:
- the LOC135178640 gene encoding albumin-like isoform X1 yields the protein MKWVTLISFVLLLSSARSWNLQRVARGAEHKSEIAHRYRDLKEETFKAVTMITFAQYLQKCSYEGLSKLVKDVVELAQKCDANEDAADCGKSLPAIFLGKICQLETLRESYGNMADCCSKEDPERNECFLTFKVQQPDFVQPYQRPAADVICKEYQDNRVSLLGHFIYTVARRNPFLYAPTILGLAADYEHALQTCCQDSNIDTCLDTKAAAIKEKAKKVSMKHEYACGTLKKFGARTFQAIKLGHLSQKYPNAPHSEVVKVVHELKDVYKECCDGDMLECMDDRAQLIEYVCSKQDVFSSKIKHCCEKPVVERSQCIVEADYDDKPENLPSLVEKYIHDKEVCKRYEAGHDEFMSEFLYEYARRHPEFSNQLVLRVAKGYEALLEKCCKTDNPAECYGKAEEELNKHIKETQDLVKTNCELLSTKGEGEFLKALLIRYTKKMPQVSTDTLLDMGKKMTGIGTKCCQMPEEKRMACSEGYLNMVIQDMCRKQETSPINDNVSHCCRQSYASRRPCFTALGVDTKYVPSVFDPNMFNFDEKLCSAPAAERELGQMKLLINLIKRKPQMTEEQINTIASGFSDMVNKCCKQSDIDTCFGEEGANLIVQSRTTLEIGV from the exons ATGAAGTGGGTAACGTTAATTTCATTCGTCCTCCTCTTAAGTTCTGCCAGATCCTGGAATCTGCAAAGAGTTGCTCGAGGTGCAG AACACAAGAGTGAGATTGCCCATCGCTACAGAGATTTGAAGGAGGAGACATTCAAGGCTGT CACCATGATCACATTTGCCCAGTATCTCCAGAAGTGTTCTTATGAAGGACtgtccaagctggtgaaggatgtgGTTGAGCTGGCACAGAAGTGTGATGCCAACGAGGATGCTGCTGACTGCGGAAAATCGCTG CCTGCCATCTTCCTGGGTAAGATCTGCCAATTGGAGACGCTGCGTGAGTCGTACGGGAACATGGCTGACTGCTGCTCCAAGGAGGACCCCGAGCGCAACGAGTGCTTCCTGACCTTCAAAGTGCAGCAGCCTGACTTTGTCCAGCCCTACCAGAGACCAGCtgctgatgtcatctgcaaggAGTACCAGGACAACAGGGTCTCACTGCTGGGACA TTTCATCTATACTGTTGCAAGAAGAAACCCCTTCTTGTATGCCCCAACCATCCTTGGCCTAGCTGCTGACTACGAGCATGCACTTCAGACCTGCTGCCAGGATAGCAACATTGATACTTGCTTGGATACAAAG GCAGCTGCCATCAAAGAGAAAGCCAAGAAAGTCAGCATGAAGCACGAGTATGCCTGTGGAACCCTCAAGAAGTTTGGTGCAAGAACTTTCCAGGCCAT cAAACTTGGTCACCTGAGTCAGAAATATCCCAATGCTCCACACTCAGAGGTGGTGAAGGTTGTGCATGAGCTTAAAGATGTCTACAAAGAGTGCTGTGATGGGGACATGTTGGAGTGCATGGATGACAGG GCACAACTGATAGAATATGTTTGTTCTAAACAAGATGTTTTCTCAAGCAAAATCAAGCACTGCTGTGAGAAGCCAGTTGTGGAGCGAAGCCAGTGCATTGTTGAAGCAGACTATGATGACAAGCCTGAAAACCTTCCTTCCCTGGTTGAAAAGTACATCCATGACAAGGAGGTGTGCAAAAGATACGAGGCAGGCCACGACGAATTCATGTCTGA GTTTTTGTACGAGTACGCCCGAAGGCACCCCGAGTTCTCTAACCAGCTGGTCCTGAGGGTGGCTAAGGGCTATGAAGCTCTCCTGGAGAAGTGCTGCAAAACAGACAACCCTGCTGAGTGCTATGGCAAAGCT GAGGAGGAGTTGAACAAGCACATCAAAGAAACTCAGGACCTTGTGAAAACAAACTgcgagctgctcagcaccaagGGCGAGGGAGAATTCCTCAAGGC GCTCCTGATCCGCTACACTAAGAAAATGCCCCAGGTATCAACTGACACCTTGCTTGACATGGGGAAGAAGATGACAGGTAttggcaccaagtgctgccaGATGCCTGAGGAAAAACGTATGGCTTGCTCTGAGGGATAT CTGAACATGGTGATTCAGGACATGTGCAGGAAACAGGAGACCTCCCCCATCAATGACAACGTCtcacactgctgcaggcagtccTATGCCTCCAGGAGACCCTGCTTCACTGCCTTGGGAGTGGATACCAAATATGTGCCTTCAGTATTTGACCCTAATATGTTCAACTTCGATGAGAAgttgtgctctgctcctgctgctgaacGAGAGTTAGGGCAGATGAA